The DNA region AATACATTCCTTATTAACAAAATAATCCAACAGTTTTCATTTGTCAAAGTATTTTTTGTATATTGCACAATATTTATTTGTTTTTTTCTTTCTCAAGTTTACATTTGCACATTTTATGGCGGATTAATCGATAATAACAACTTTTATTTAAGTCAATCTAAATAGTCTTCTTAATTTTTAAACAACGTAATTTGCAAATGTAAACTAAAGATGATATTGAAAAGCGTTAATTTAATCTATCCTGCCATCCCAGCGAGCCTGCATTAGCCACCATTGACAGTAATGAGAGGAGTATCAAGGATGTTCATATAATTTCATCCATTAGTAAAAAAACAGCTGTATCAGATCTCACTTATTGTAATCAAACAACCAATCAGTGAATCTGCACTAGCACTCATGTTTCCTAATCATCAAATGTATGATAATTCTGCAAAATGAAATAACCGTATTCTTGATGAGTATGACTCGTCAAAAATACGGTTATTTCATTTGGACGTTCTTTACCATTTTGTTTGTACTATTTTACATTGTACTGATAGTGCTGTATCACACTAATTCCGAAGTCTCTCATAAACTTCTTTCGATCTGGTGTCAGCAGTAAATAAAGCCTTAGACTGTCGCTATTTTATTGAGCTAACGTTCCTCGTTAGTTTAACAAAAGTTGTCCGTCTTTTGCGTTGAAAAACAGCTTTATAAAGTTCCCTTGGGTATCGTATCCATAGACATTAATACATGTTTGACCGTTGACCATGGCTAGACGGAAATGATATCCCGATGCCCAGTCGGTTCCGGGTTTTAACTGATACTTTGACCTGCTATATCATTCAACAAAGGCAGCCGATCGTGTGACCGACTGCCCTCGTGGGTATATTCTGCTATCATTCTTCGATAGTTCCCACCAAACATAAATTAGTGTGCACATTAATGCTGGATGGACAGAAATCCGGCTATCTCTGCCTGCAACGTTTCGTGAAATCGTAAGCGATCAAAGCCAGGCGGGTCCTGCGAGGGGATAAAGGCTGGTGAAATCATCGCAGATGGGAACGGGCTCAGGAAGGAAAAATGTCCAGCGTTCTCAACAGTCCGATAGAGAACCTTTCGTGGGTCTGCAACACCATTTAAGACGATTTGAGCGTGGAAAGGCGGCGTGTACGGATCATGCTGCGCATCCATCATCAGAATGGGGAGATTCACACTGCTAAGCGCTCCTTCATTCCGGAACCAAACGGACGCCGGCGCCAGCAAAACCAGGGATCGAATGCGCCGATCGCGCGTAACCTTGATCGGGTACGGCTGCCCGTATGGACTTTCGTTAGGGAAGGAAGTCGGGACGCCTCCTGCTACCGCTAACGCTGTGTATCCGCCCATGGAATGCCCAATGACCGAAAAACTGTCCGACTCGATCAGCCCTTTGAATCTCTCATCTTCAGAAAACCAGTCAGCCGCAAGGCAAAGGTGTCGGGGGCGATTGGTGAGATTGGTGACCGTACCTTCCAGACTATTATCATTGCGATTATTGTGCGGATGTTCGGGGAGACCAACGATAAAGCCGCTTCGCGCCAAATGCCGGGCAATTGACCGGTATACAAACGGAGAACCACCTGAACCGTGTGAAATGATAACCAGCGAAAACTTCCCCTTTCGTGGTGCCGCATCTTTGGCCACCTCAATAGGATACGGACCTAACTGATGGGTCTGTTCCGGGGAATCTGCCGGATACATGACGATCATGGGGAAGGTTATCCCCAACGAAGGGTCGGTTATCTTCACCTCGCAGTATCCCGCGTATCCTTCTATAATTTCAGCATTTTTGTTCATCTCGAATTCCCCTCTTCTTGTGATTCGTACTCTTTATGATGGTGAACGAATTGGAATATAAATGTCCAGTACAGAGTCCTCGTTTGTCGGACCTAAAAATCGCTGGTCATAACGCGCGAATTCCGGGGCATTGGTACGAACGCTGCCCGACTGGGGTAACCATGTTTCGTAGATGTACTGGAAAGTATCATTGAGTCTGTCTAACGGCCCCTTGTGTGAAAATACTGCATAAGTTGTTGCTGGGAACAGCTTGGCAATCATCCCTGCTGGAACCGGACTTGCTTCGTTGTCAGCCTCGACACATGCGGTATAAGAGACTTCCCATTGCTCACCTGTAAGTTCAATAACCGCATAATAAATGCCTTCCGAGTTAGGTTTTCGCTTGATTTCAGAAACTCTCTGCCTGAAGCTTCGCCATAACAATCCGACCTCGTCCGATTCGACACCTCTTATCGACATGCCAACCAGATTCAACTTTTCCATGTGAACTAAAGAAGGTTCGAGAGAAATACCAGTGTGCAAATGTTGCAACCTCTCTTCATTCAAAGGATGCATTTCCATGGTCCGGAACAACGTATCCTTCATGTCTCTTTGCTTGCGGAATTGTCCAGGCGAGATGGAGAACATTTTACGAAAGGCGCGTGCGAAAGCTTCTTGGGATTCGAACCCGCACTTTATGGCGATCTCGATAATCCTTTGGTTGGTATGAAACAAATCATATGCCGCGCGAGTCAATCTCCGCTTGCGGATGTACTCCGAAACGGAGCATCGTGTAACAGATAGGAAGATACGGTGAAAATGGTATTGCGAATAGCCTGTGACCTCCGTAATCTTAACGTTTAAATTCTCATCGAACATATGATCTTCAATATAGGATATGGCCTTGATTACTGATTCCTTATAGTTCATTTCAATGCCTCCATGGAGATATTCTCACTTTACGGCATGCGAAACGCCTTGTTTTGATTTTTTTTGCGGATTGTGCTTTTTTCTCGTATATTAACACAGTCAGGTTCCGGATCAGCTGCATTCTTGTTAAACGCCCATCAGGCAACCGAAAGCAAAACTTAAACACAAAGTTTATTTATTCCAAGTAAATCACCTATACCTTCAGTTGGGAACAATTTCGAACCCCTTCGCGCTCAGCGACTGCTTTATAACTTGAAGAACCTTCGACATACGCTCTAACTGCTTTCATTTTGATTTCTTCGGTCTACTTGTCTGAAATGTTTGTCCTTTTTTCGCCATAAAAATATGCCCTCCAAGTTTCACTTGAACCCCCATAATAACATGAAGGTTTTTTTAAGTGTCTACTTGAAGGGGATAATACCACTTTTTATGGTACCATGTTCTTCTCCCTCGACATGGTCTTAGCCTGTTCTACCACTCCCGATTCGGTATCAAGTGGCCGGATGAAAGGATCCATGCTCTGGTAACGTAGTCCCGAGGAATCCAGAATATTGAAAAAAATGCTGAATATAGTTGCTCTGTACAGGTGTATTTTGCAGCCCCTATTCCTCCTGGCAACAGGCTCAAATGAGAATGCCAATGGTCTTTTGCGAGAATGCTTTCCTAAATGCACGGATTTCGCTCCAATGACAGACGAAGCTTTATGCCGTGTTCTTGATCTGATAAGCCACAGACCACGGAAATGTCTGGGCTGGAGGATGAAAAAAGAAGCTGCAACAAAAGGTCCGGGTAACGCCAAACCTCTTGATGCAGCTTCTTTTGTATTTCTACTCGCTTTGCACAGCGAATACATAATAACTTTAAGCCTTGCGAAGCATTTGTCTCTCGCTTAGCTGTGATAGCATATCCTTCGTCATGGCCTTCAGGTCGTAGCGGGCATGAAATCCCCATTCTGTCTTCGCTGCCGTCGCATCAATGGAATGCGGCCAGCTATCGGCAATTGCCTGTCTCTTCGGATCAACGTCATAATCGAGGATAAAGCCGGGAAACTCATCCCGAATCGCTGCAGCGATCGCCTCCGGATCCACGCTCATTGCGGTGACATTAAATGAATTTCGGTGCATCAACCGGGAAGAATCCGCTTCCATCAATTCGATGATAGCGTTCAGGGCATCCGGCATATACATCATGTCCATGTTTGAGTCCTTTGCGATATAAGATGTATATCGGCCAGCCGTCACGGCTGCGTAATAAATTTCCACCGCGTAATCCGTCGTTCCTCCGCCGGGAGGCGTCATATAAGATATCAAACCCGGGAATCGCAGCCCCCTGGTATCCAGGCCGTATTTGTGAAAATAATAATCACAAAGCAGTTCGCCGGACACTTTGTTCACGCCGTACATCGTATTGGGCCTCTGGATCGTATCCTGCGGGGTATTGTCTTTCGGAGTCGAAGGACCAAAAGATCCAATGGAGCTTGGAGTGAAAAATTGGCAGCCGAGCTCTCTGGATATTTCAAGTGCATTCATCAATCCGCCCATATTCAAATTCCAGGCAAGCAGCGGTTTCTCCTCTGCGGTAGCCGACAGCAGCGCAGCCAAATGGATGACGGTATCAACTTCGTACCGCTTGGCGATTTCGAACATCGCCTTATCATTCGTCACGTCCAGCAGCTCGAATGGCCCGGATCGGGTAATTTCGTGGGCTGATGACCTGAGATCCGTAGCAACGACGTGATCCGCACCATAAATTTCACGTAATTTAACAACTAACTCAGAACCGATTTGGCCTAGTGCTCCGGTCACCAAAATTTTGTCCATAAGACATTCCTCCCGAAATATACTCCCGCGAATGCAGCTATATCAGCTTCATTTCCTTGCCAACTTTCTCATAAACGGAGATCACCTGGTCGAGCATCTCCTTGGTATGGGCAGCTGTCGGCATGTTGCGTATTCTTCCGGTTCCTTTCGGAACCGTCGGAAACACGATTGCCTTGGCGTAAACGCCTTCTTCATAGAGCCGTTTGCTGAACTGTTGGGTGGTTACTTCATCGCCAATGATACAAGGTGTGATCGGCGTTTCGCTTTGGCCTACATCATATCCAAGCCGGCTCAAGCCATTTTTCAAATCATTGCCGTTCTCCCACAGCTTCTCGATCAGCTCTTTGTCATTCATCAAAATGTCGACAGAAGCGCTGCAAGAAGCGATTGCAGCCGGAGGTAGCGATGTCGAGAACAGAAACGGACGGCTTCTCAGCTTCAGCCATTCGATCAGTTGTTTTTTACCCGCCACATAACCGCCGACAACGCCGATCGCCTTGGAAAGAGTACCAATTTGAAAGTCAATGCGGTCGGACAATCCAAAATGCTTCACGGTTCCCGCACCTGCTCCGAGAACGCCCGAACCGTGGGCATCATCCACATAAGTAATCAGATCGAATTCTTCTGCTATTTTCACGATTTCGGGCAGCTTTGCTATATCACCATCCATGGAGAAAACTCCGTCGGTGATGACCATAATTTTATGGTACTGACCGGATTCCTTGGCATTTTTGGCCTGCTGTCTTAAATCATTCATATCCGAATGCTTAAAGCGAATCACCTTGGCTCTCGACAGACGGCAGCCATCAATAATCGAAGCGTGGTTCAGCTCATCTGATAAAATCGCATCATGCTGGTCCATTACCGCGGATATAGCAGCCATATTGCAGTTAAATCCCGATTGATACACGATAACGGCTTCCGTTTTTTTGAAACGGGCCAGTTTTTCTTCAAGCTCAATATGAAGATCCATCGTACCATTAATTGTTCTCACAGCCCCTGCGCCTGCCCCATATGTCTGCGATGCCTTAACTGAAGCATCAATCAGGCGGTAATCTGTTGCCAGTCCCAAATAGTTATTGGAAGACAAATTGATTAGGGACTTTCCGTCGATACGAATAACAGGACCATTTGCACCCTGCAGCGTATCGATGACGTTATATAGACCTTTAGACTTTAGATCTTCGATGTTCGAACTTAAAAATTGGTCCAATGCTTGACTTGACATTCCATTCCCTCCTCGATATACGTATGTCCTCGTACAGGAGACATAGTATTTCTCCAAAAAACCCTGTTATAAAAGGAATTAAACTAATTTCAATGTATCATCTTTTTTATTTTTTGTACACATGTGGCGGACAGAAAATAAAAATATCCGCAAAAACACATAGCGATTGCTTCCCCCATTCCCGGAAGCAATCGCTACTAAATCTTTGCTTATATCTTTTGCTGCTCGGTAACTTCTTGTGCAGCCATTATTTCTTTTGCTTATTCCTTTAAATCAATCGATTTACCCCGATTCAAACGGGATTCTTCCGCGGCAAATGCAATGAGATGACTCCGTACGAAAGCGCTTGCCGAGGTTAGGTTCTCCTGACCACTATAGTTCCATAGCTACAAACTCCTGCATCTTCAATATAATAGACACTCGTTTCTTCCGAAAATGTCGACGCCATCATGCGAGAAACGGGTGGCCGTGGAGTCGATGTCGTGTTCGACACCATCGGCGGCAA from Paenibacillus sp. JNUCC-31 includes:
- a CDS encoding glycine C-acetyltransferase, coding for MSSQALDQFLSSNIEDLKSKGLYNVIDTLQGANGPVIRIDGKSLINLSSNNYLGLATDYRLIDASVKASQTYGAGAGAVRTINGTMDLHIELEEKLARFKKTEAVIVYQSGFNCNMAAISAVMDQHDAILSDELNHASIIDGCRLSRAKVIRFKHSDMNDLRQQAKNAKESGQYHKIMVITDGVFSMDGDIAKLPEIVKIAEEFDLITYVDDAHGSGVLGAGAGTVKHFGLSDRIDFQIGTLSKAIGVVGGYVAGKKQLIEWLKLRSRPFLFSTSLPPAAIASCSASVDILMNDKELIEKLWENGNDLKNGLSRLGYDVGQSETPITPCIIGDEVTTQQFSKRLYEEGVYAKAIVFPTVPKGTGRIRNMPTAAHTKEMLDQVISVYEKVGKEMKLI
- a CDS encoding alpha/beta hydrolase family protein, producing the protein MNKNAEIIEGYAGYCEVKITDPSLGITFPMIVMYPADSPEQTHQLGPYPIEVAKDAAPRKGKFSLVIISHGSGGSPFVYRSIARHLARSGFIVGLPEHPHNNRNDNSLEGTVTNLTNRPRHLCLAADWFSEDERFKGLIESDSFSVIGHSMGGYTALAVAGGVPTSFPNESPYGQPYPIKVTRDRRIRSLVLLAPASVWFRNEGALSSVNLPILMMDAQHDPYTPPFHAQIVLNGVADPRKVLYRTVENAGHFSFLSPFPSAMISPAFIPSQDPPGFDRLRFHETLQAEIAGFLSIQH
- a CDS encoding L-threonine 3-dehydrogenase: MDKILVTGALGQIGSELVVKLREIYGADHVVATDLRSSAHEITRSGPFELLDVTNDKAMFEIAKRYEVDTVIHLAALLSATAEEKPLLAWNLNMGGLMNALEISRELGCQFFTPSSIGSFGPSTPKDNTPQDTIQRPNTMYGVNKVSGELLCDYYFHKYGLDTRGLRFPGLISYMTPPGGGTTDYAVEIYYAAVTAGRYTSYIAKDSNMDMMYMPDALNAIIELMEADSSRLMHRNSFNVTAMSVDPEAIAAAIRDEFPGFILDYDVDPKRQAIADSWPHSIDATAAKTEWGFHARYDLKAMTKDMLSQLSERQMLRKA
- a CDS encoding AraC family transcriptional regulator, whose product is MNYKESVIKAISYIEDHMFDENLNVKITEVTGYSQYHFHRIFLSVTRCSVSEYIRKRRLTRAAYDLFHTNQRIIEIAIKCGFESQEAFARAFRKMFSISPGQFRKQRDMKDTLFRTMEMHPLNEERLQHLHTGISLEPSLVHMEKLNLVGMSIRGVESDEVGLLWRSFRQRVSEIKRKPNSEGIYYAVIELTGEQWEVSYTACVEADNEASPVPAGMIAKLFPATTYAVFSHKGPLDRLNDTFQYIYETWLPQSGSVRTNAPEFARYDQRFLGPTNEDSVLDIYIPIRSPS